The Polynucleobacter necessarius genome has a window encoding:
- a CDS encoding C40 family peptidase, whose translation MSLKKDLLPTLLKQMSTAALIAFAFAAHPLLAADTALDASKEAPVEASTETPKQSMFQAGKSYFIRASDRFADSVTGKSDELINRAMEVIGVRYRWDAELPQSGLDGSSFVGYVFKDKLGFLLPRKSTQISRVGKSITREELQPGDLVFFNTMRLTFSHVGIYVGDNKFIHSPSKGASVRVDDLGSLYWDKRFDGARRLYGSDNLGDAERQELLNEVNKLKRKSRSL comes from the coding sequence ATGTCACTTAAAAAAGACCTCTTGCCTACGCTGCTCAAGCAAATGTCAACGGCTGCGCTGATTGCCTTTGCATTCGCTGCGCATCCTCTCTTGGCAGCAGATACTGCATTGGATGCTTCAAAAGAAGCTCCAGTTGAGGCCTCCACTGAAACTCCCAAGCAAAGTATGTTTCAGGCGGGTAAGTCTTACTTTATTCGTGCATCAGATCGCTTTGCAGATTCAGTTACCGGTAAATCAGATGAGTTGATTAATCGCGCCATGGAAGTGATTGGCGTGCGTTATCGTTGGGATGCAGAGTTGCCGCAATCCGGTTTAGATGGCAGTAGTTTTGTCGGCTATGTTTTTAAAGACAAATTGGGTTTTTTATTGCCACGCAAATCCACTCAGATTAGTCGCGTAGGTAAGTCCATTACCCGCGAAGAATTGCAGCCTGGTGATTTAGTATTCTTTAACACCATGCGTTTAACTTTCTCCCATGTCGGCATTTATGTTGGCGACAATAAATTTATTCACTCTCCATCCAAAGGCGCTAGTGTGCGTGTAGACGATCTTGGTAGTCTCTACTGGGATAAGCGCTTTGATGGTGCGCGCCGTTTATATGGAAGTGATAACTTGGGTGATGCAGAGCGTCAAGAGTTGTTGAATGAAGTGAATAAACTCAAACGCAAATCTCGCAGCCTCTAA
- a CDS encoding patatin-like phospholipase family protein: MGSRKPVVGLALGAGAARGFAHVGVIKALEAQGIRPDIVVGSSAGSVIAALLASGATGNDLNRLALNLDETTIADWGPPFVGRFGGLIKGDALQNIVNREVQNKSIEQMRIPLRIVATELQPGKGILFRSGNTGLAVRASCSIPGVFQPAVISGKEYVDGGLVAPVPASYARQMGATLVIAVNISSEPVHQDASGTFGIMQQTISIMQRSINQYELKSADIVITPHLKQMNSGDFKSRNEAILAGEEAAQEQMAALKEKLRS; this comes from the coding sequence ATGGGCAGCCGCAAGCCTGTAGTCGGCCTAGCTCTTGGCGCGGGAGCGGCCCGAGGCTTTGCCCATGTAGGGGTCATTAAGGCTCTGGAAGCTCAAGGTATTCGGCCCGATATTGTGGTCGGCAGCAGTGCTGGCAGCGTCATCGCTGCATTACTTGCCTCTGGCGCCACCGGAAATGACCTGAATCGACTTGCCTTAAATCTGGATGAGACTACTATTGCCGACTGGGGACCTCCTTTTGTCGGAAGATTTGGCGGCCTCATCAAAGGGGATGCTCTTCAAAACATAGTCAATCGTGAAGTACAAAATAAATCAATCGAGCAAATGCGCATCCCATTAAGAATTGTGGCAACTGAATTGCAGCCCGGAAAAGGTATTTTGTTTCGCTCTGGCAATACAGGCCTAGCAGTACGCGCCTCATGTAGTATTCCAGGCGTGTTCCAGCCAGCCGTCATTAGCGGCAAAGAATATGTCGATGGAGGCTTAGTCGCCCCAGTTCCAGCAAGCTACGCAAGACAGATGGGTGCAACCCTAGTCATTGCAGTCAATATCTCTTCGGAGCCAGTTCATCAAGATGCAAGCGGGACCTTTGGCATCATGCAACAGACGATTTCCATCATGCAGCGAAGTATTAATCAGTACGAACTTAAAAGCGCTGATATTGTGATCACTCCTCACCTCAAGCAAATGAATAGTGGTGATTTCAAATCCAGAAATGAAGCAATCCTCGCAGGAGAGGAGGCCGCCCAAGAGCAGATGGCTGCCCTGAAAGAAAAACTTCGATCCTAG
- the scpB gene encoding SMC-Scp complex subunit ScpB — protein sequence MDDHNKRVIETALLCAQEPLTVADLTRLFAEEIATGEIDDALLELQKAWEDKGMELVHIATGWRFQSRLAMREYLDRLTPEKPPKYSRAVMETLAIIAYRQPVTRGEIEEIRGVAVSSNVMKQLEDRGWVEVIGHKETIGRPGLYATTKQFLDDLSLTNLQSLPMLEDAAPMAAAEQLDQAVMEFDPSANVETVIELDENGQPIIQSASEELANEESSNEESSNEEIEIADDEISEETSEEVEEVTPEPEDKSDEQK from the coding sequence ATGGATGATCACAATAAACGCGTAATTGAAACAGCCCTCTTGTGCGCGCAAGAACCACTCACAGTTGCCGATCTGACGCGCTTATTTGCTGAAGAAATTGCTACTGGCGAAATTGATGATGCTCTATTGGAGCTTCAAAAGGCCTGGGAAGATAAAGGCATGGAGTTGGTGCATATTGCCACTGGCTGGCGTTTTCAGAGCCGTTTAGCGATGCGCGAGTATCTCGATCGCCTGACTCCAGAAAAGCCGCCAAAGTATTCCCGTGCAGTGATGGAAACATTAGCGATTATTGCTTACCGTCAACCAGTAACCCGCGGTGAAATCGAAGAGATTCGTGGGGTTGCAGTGAGTAGTAATGTGATGAAGCAGTTAGAGGATCGTGGTTGGGTTGAAGTCATTGGACATAAAGAGACTATCGGTCGCCCAGGTCTGTACGCGACTACCAAACAATTTTTAGATGATTTGAGCCTCACGAATTTACAAAGCTTGCCAATGTTAGAAGACGCTGCGCCGATGGCTGCAGCAGAACAGTTGGATCAAGCGGTAATGGAGTTTGATCCAAGCGCCAACGTTGAAACTGTCATCGAGTTGGATGAAAACGGTCAACCAATTATTCAGTCAGCAAGTGAAGAATTAGCAAACGAAGAATCCAGCAACGAAGAATCCAGCAACGAAGAAATTGAGATTGCTGATGATGAAATCAGCGAAGAGACAAGTGAAGAAGTAGAAGAAGTTACCCCAGAGCCTGAAGATAAATCAGACGAACAAAAGTAA
- the rluB gene encoding 23S rRNA pseudouridine(2605) synthase RluB: MTSHNENDSSPIKPTSNNSPGSESASNNVDGAKGEGREGGQRRPRRQGAGASKHPFNKKRPFNKDRPRREGGESGGQREGGNNASAKLAPNPAESEALFASVVSGEFDAALDAPEVVEVKNPDGLNENEISHQTGAERRAQRVRHDDDADMPSDDEMSSLQFANIDDLPLSLRDEVWSDLDGLDDDADDEDTVKLHKVLADVGMGSRRDMEDLIIQGRVSVNGLPAHIGQRIGPTDQVRINGKPVHRKIQTKPPRVIMYHKPAGEIVSQSDPEGRPTVFDRLPKPRQGRWIAVGRLDFNTEGLLLFTTSGELANRLMHPRYGVEREYAVRILGDLSQENMAQLKSGITLDDGQAKFLRLSMGGGEGANRWYHVALTEGRNREVRRMFEAVGHTVSRLIRTRYGIFLLPPRLRRGKWEEIEAGGIYNLMKFAGLKMPQPQDKGRNPNAQGRDRRPPVGEDFQPDPMQTSVSYWGSRDALTQASGHGALTHQSRGGKPGGDGSGEGRGPFRGRTQGGRPGSGGQGGGQGGQGQNRNKGKKVHHGQSAFVTASPQSPGNGPKRGAPKGRKPFNKGPRKPRNPSESF, translated from the coding sequence ATGACAAGTCATAACGAAAACGATTCATCTCCGATTAAACCTACATCGAACAATTCCCCTGGTTCTGAGTCTGCATCCAATAATGTAGACGGTGCGAAGGGTGAAGGGCGCGAAGGCGGTCAACGTCGTCCACGCCGCCAAGGTGCGGGCGCTAGCAAGCATCCCTTTAATAAGAAACGCCCATTCAATAAAGATCGGCCTCGTCGTGAGGGCGGTGAGTCTGGTGGCCAGCGCGAGGGAGGCAATAATGCATCCGCTAAGCTTGCACCAAATCCAGCAGAGAGCGAAGCGTTGTTTGCATCAGTTGTTTCTGGAGAATTCGATGCTGCATTAGATGCGCCAGAGGTTGTTGAAGTTAAAAATCCTGATGGCCTAAACGAGAATGAGATTTCTCATCAGACTGGTGCAGAGCGCCGTGCACAACGTGTTCGTCATGATGATGATGCTGATATGCCTAGCGATGATGAGATGAGTAGTTTGCAATTTGCAAACATCGATGATTTGCCGCTGAGTTTGCGTGATGAAGTTTGGTCTGACTTAGATGGTTTAGACGATGACGCTGACGACGAAGATACCGTGAAGTTGCACAAAGTGCTGGCTGATGTCGGTATGGGTTCACGTCGTGATATGGAAGACCTGATTATTCAAGGGCGCGTATCTGTAAATGGTTTGCCAGCACATATTGGCCAACGTATTGGACCCACCGATCAAGTGCGTATTAATGGTAAGCCAGTGCATCGCAAGATTCAGACTAAGCCGCCGCGCGTCATCATGTATCACAAGCCTGCCGGCGAGATCGTAAGTCAATCTGATCCGGAAGGTCGTCCAACTGTATTTGATCGTTTGCCAAAACCGCGTCAAGGGCGCTGGATTGCAGTAGGTCGCTTGGACTTTAATACTGAAGGTCTTTTGTTATTCACCACCTCTGGTGAGTTGGCTAATCGTTTGATGCATCCTCGTTACGGTGTTGAGCGTGAGTACGCTGTCCGTATTTTGGGTGATCTGAGTCAAGAGAATATGGCTCAATTAAAGAGCGGCATTACCTTAGATGACGGCCAGGCTAAATTTTTACGTCTTTCCATGGGTGGCGGGGAGGGTGCAAACCGTTGGTATCACGTTGCTTTGACTGAGGGCCGTAACCGCGAGGTTCGCCGCATGTTTGAAGCTGTTGGCCATACGGTATCGCGCTTAATCCGAACTCGTTACGGCATTTTCTTGTTACCCCCACGCTTGAGAAGGGGTAAATGGGAGGAGATTGAGGCTGGCGGCATCTATAACCTGATGAAGTTTGCAGGTTTAAAAATGCCTCAGCCACAAGATAAAGGCCGCAATCCAAATGCTCAGGGTCGCGATCGCCGCCCTCCTGTTGGTGAGGACTTTCAGCCTGATCCAATGCAAACCTCAGTTTCTTATTGGGGTTCACGGGATGCTCTTACCCAGGCCAGCGGCCATGGTGCCCTAACCCATCAAAGCAGGGGCGGAAAGCCTGGTGGCGATGGTTCTGGCGAAGGTCGCGGTCCTTTCCGGGGTCGTACCCAGGGTGGTCGTCCTGGTTCAGGCGGTCAAGGCGGTGGACAGGGCGGTCAGGGTCAAAACCGTAATAAAGGCAAAAAAGTCCATCATGGACAGTCTGCTTTTGTGACTGCAAGCCCACAAAGTCCTGGAAATGGCCCTAAACGGGGGGCACCAAAAGGGCGCAAACCTTTCAATAAAGGCCCTAGAAAACCTCGAAATCCAAGCGAAAGCTTCTGA
- the rimP gene encoding ribosome maturation factor RimP, with product MKDQRIISAEVENLGYTLVDIEREAGGLLRVTIENPDYERLINVQDCEKVSHQLSYTLPVENIPFERLEISSPGLDRPVKSAADYERFSGMEVDLKLRVAVGDRKKFRGVLQGLLSGELDSPDAKFGLLFKGTDGAESQLEFSLAEVDKTRLVPVIDFKGRRS from the coding sequence GTGAAAGATCAGCGGATTATTTCTGCAGAAGTAGAAAACCTAGGGTACACGCTAGTTGATATTGAGCGTGAAGCCGGAGGTTTGCTGCGCGTCACGATTGAAAACCCGGATTACGAGCGTTTGATTAATGTCCAGGATTGCGAAAAGGTAAGTCACCAACTGAGCTACACCTTGCCAGTGGAAAACATCCCCTTTGAGCGTCTAGAGATTTCTTCTCCTGGCCTGGATCGCCCTGTGAAGTCAGCGGCTGATTACGAGCGTTTTTCTGGAATGGAAGTAGATTTGAAATTACGTGTTGCCGTTGGCGACCGTAAGAAGTTTCGTGGTGTGTTGCAAGGTTTGCTGAGTGGTGAATTAGATTCGCCTGATGCGAAATTTGGTTTGTTGTTTAAAGGTACTGATGGCGCCGAGTCTCAATTGGAGTTTTCTTTAGCCGAGGTCGACAAGACTCGGTTGGTCCCTGTTATTGATTTCAAAGGAAGAAGGTCATGA
- the nusA gene encoding transcription termination factor NusA, which translates to MSREALMLADALAREKNVDQAIVFEALEMALASATKKRYPTEDVDIRVSIDRESGEYETFRRWLVVPDEAGLQEPDKEILHFEALEQFPDMEVGEFIEEQIESLAFGRIGAQAAKQVILQRIRDAEREQILNDYLERGEKVMTGTVKRADKNGLIIESGRVEALLRRDQMIPKENLRSGDRVRAYILKVDREARGPQIELSRTCPDFLIKLFENEVPEMEQGLLEIKGAARDPGIRAKIAVITYDKRINPIGTCVGVRGTRVTAVRNEVAGEAVDIVLWSEDPAQFVIGALAPAQASSIVVDEERRAMDVVVDEENLAIAIGRSGQNVRLASELTGWQINIMTPEESAEKTEKEAASVRQLFMDKLDVDQEVADILIEEGFNTLEEVAYVPLSEMLEIDSFDEDTVNELRTRARDSLLTMELAKEERVGEVSQDLRSLEGMTTELIAKLADNQVHTRDDLAELAVDELVEATQIDEETAKTLIMKAREHWFTS; encoded by the coding sequence ATGAGCCGAGAAGCTCTCATGTTGGCAGACGCCTTAGCGCGTGAAAAGAACGTAGATCAAGCGATTGTGTTTGAGGCGCTAGAAATGGCGTTGGCATCAGCCACTAAGAAACGTTATCCGACAGAAGATGTGGATATTCGCGTATCGATTGATCGTGAGTCTGGTGAATACGAAACCTTCCGTCGCTGGTTGGTTGTTCCTGATGAAGCTGGTCTCCAAGAGCCCGATAAGGAAATCCTTCATTTTGAAGCGCTTGAGCAATTCCCTGACATGGAAGTTGGTGAATTCATCGAAGAGCAAATCGAATCTTTAGCCTTTGGCCGTATCGGCGCACAGGCTGCTAAGCAAGTGATCTTGCAGCGCATTCGTGATGCTGAGCGTGAGCAGATTTTGAACGACTACCTTGAGCGTGGCGAAAAAGTCATGACCGGTACCGTCAAGCGTGCTGACAAGAATGGTTTGATCATTGAATCTGGCCGCGTTGAGGCATTGCTCCGTCGCGATCAAATGATCCCTAAAGAGAACCTTCGTTCTGGTGATCGCGTCCGCGCCTACATCCTTAAAGTAGATCGTGAAGCTCGTGGCCCACAGATTGAACTCTCACGTACTTGCCCTGATTTCTTGATCAAGTTGTTTGAGAACGAAGTTCCAGAGATGGAACAGGGTTTATTAGAGATTAAGGGCGCAGCACGTGACCCTGGTATCCGCGCAAAAATTGCCGTGATTACTTATGACAAGCGTATCAATCCAATCGGTACTTGCGTTGGTGTTCGTGGCACACGCGTTACTGCAGTTCGTAACGAAGTAGCTGGCGAAGCGGTGGACATCGTATTGTGGTCTGAAGATCCAGCGCAGTTTGTGATTGGTGCTTTGGCTCCAGCGCAAGCGTCATCTATCGTGGTTGATGAAGAGCGTCGCGCCATGGATGTGGTGGTTGATGAAGAGAACTTGGCAATCGCGATTGGTCGTAGCGGACAGAACGTTCGCCTGGCTAGTGAGTTGACTGGTTGGCAGATCAACATCATGACTCCAGAAGAGTCTGCTGAGAAAACAGAAAAAGAAGCTGCTTCTGTACGTCAATTGTTTATGGATAAATTGGACGTTGATCAAGAGGTTGCTGACATCTTAATTGAGGAAGGTTTCAATACTTTGGAAGAGGTTGCTTATGTACCGCTTTCTGAAATGTTAGAAATCGATTCTTTCGACGAAGACACCGTAAACGAATTGCGTACTCGTGCACGTGACTCTCTCTTGACTATGGAATTGGCTAAAGAAGAGCGCGTTGGCGAAGTCTCACAAGATTTACGCTCCCTCGAGGGGATGACTACTGAGTTGATTGCCAAGCTTGCTGACAATCAAGTTCACACACGTGACGACTTAGCTGAACTGGCTGTTGATGAGCTAGTTGAGGCGACACAAATTGACGAAGAAACCGCGAAAACGCTCATCATGAAAGCGCGCGAACATTGGTTTACTTCATGA
- the infB gene encoding translation initiation factor IF-2: protein MATTVKILAKELKRTTPDLLEQLKAAGIEKDSEDDSITEKDKTILLEHLQKEHGSADTGSRKKITLIKRENSEIRQADSAGRTRTVQVEVRKKRVPVKAGDKAPEEAPAPVAKEVAPAAPAKPILSAEELEKRAAEATRQAELLARQEAEMKAAEDARQKEVDAAAAATAAQPVVEKTIKSDDDGSAAAAKAADKKVQADKAAKDIADASKAQLADITKRRAAAEAEALAIRDMMSTPARVLKAPSEIAAEEAKKGTLHKPAKAEGADDKKKAVAKVGGKTIKSAETSSTWQEEGAKKPGGLKTRGDSSGGVGGWRSGGGRRKQRQIAEANVDTNFQVPTEPVVRDVHVPETITVAELAHAMAVKSAEVIKLLMGMGQMVTINQILDQDTAMIIVEEMGHTAHAAKLDDPDLDLGITGHDAELLPRPPVVTVMGHVDHGKTSLLDKIRAAKVATGEAGGITQHIGAYHVETPRGMITFLDTPGHEAFTAMRARGAKATDIVILVVAADDGVMPQTKEAIAHAVAGGVPIVVAINKIDKPEANLERVKTELVAEQVVPEEYGGDVPFIGVSAKTGDGIDALLENVLLQAEILELKAAKDAPAQGLVIEARLDKGRGPVATILVQSGTLKRGDMLLAGSTYGRVRAMLDENGKPCNEAGPSIPVEIQGLSEVPAAGEAVQVVPDERKAREIALFRQGKFRDVKLAKQQAFKLETMMENMEEGAIEAKLLPLIIKADVQGSQEALSQSLQKLSTAEVKVQIVHAAVGGITETDVNLAVASKAVIIGFNSRADGAARKLAENNGVDIRYHNIIYDAVDEVKAALSGMLTPDKKEEITGMVEIRQVFLVSKVGAIAGCLVLDGVVKRTSSVRLLRDNVVIWTGELDSLKRFKDDAKEVRAGVECGLSLKGYNDIKEGDQLEAFEVTEVARTL from the coding sequence ATGGCAACAACAGTAAAAATACTCGCTAAAGAATTAAAACGTACCACGCCCGACCTTCTGGAGCAATTGAAGGCGGCCGGTATCGAAAAAGATTCTGAGGACGACAGTATTACCGAAAAGGACAAGACTATCCTGCTTGAGCACTTGCAAAAAGAGCATGGCAGTGCAGATACCGGTAGTCGTAAAAAGATTACCTTAATCAAGCGCGAAAACTCTGAGATTCGTCAGGCAGATTCTGCTGGACGTACTCGCACCGTTCAGGTTGAAGTTCGTAAAAAACGCGTACCAGTTAAAGCAGGAGATAAAGCTCCTGAAGAAGCGCCGGCTCCAGTGGCTAAAGAAGTTGCTCCTGCGGCGCCTGCTAAACCTATCCTCTCTGCTGAGGAGTTGGAAAAGCGCGCAGCTGAAGCGACGCGTCAAGCTGAGTTATTGGCACGCCAAGAGGCAGAAATGAAGGCAGCAGAAGATGCTCGCCAAAAAGAGGTTGATGCTGCAGCTGCTGCCACTGCAGCTCAGCCTGTTGTTGAAAAAACAATCAAGTCAGATGATGATGGTTCTGCCGCTGCTGCAAAAGCCGCTGACAAGAAAGTGCAAGCCGATAAAGCTGCTAAAGATATCGCTGATGCTAGTAAAGCGCAGTTAGCTGACATCACTAAACGTCGTGCTGCCGCAGAAGCTGAAGCTTTAGCTATTCGCGACATGATGAGTACGCCTGCACGTGTTCTTAAAGCGCCAAGTGAAATTGCTGCTGAAGAGGCGAAAAAAGGCACCCTTCATAAGCCGGCTAAGGCTGAAGGTGCGGATGATAAGAAAAAAGCAGTTGCTAAGGTTGGTGGCAAGACGATTAAGTCTGCAGAGACTTCATCTACTTGGCAAGAAGAGGGCGCCAAGAAACCTGGTGGCCTCAAGACTCGTGGCGATAGCTCTGGTGGTGTGGGTGGTTGGCGCTCTGGCGGTGGTAGAAGAAAGCAACGTCAAATTGCAGAAGCCAACGTCGATACAAACTTCCAAGTTCCAACAGAACCCGTTGTACGCGATGTTCATGTTCCTGAAACCATTACTGTTGCTGAGTTAGCTCATGCAATGGCCGTGAAGAGCGCTGAAGTGATTAAGCTCTTGATGGGCATGGGTCAGATGGTAACGATCAACCAGATCTTGGATCAAGATACTGCCATGATCATCGTAGAAGAAATGGGTCATACAGCCCATGCTGCTAAATTAGATGATCCAGATTTAGATCTCGGTATTACTGGTCACGATGCAGAGTTATTACCACGTCCACCAGTTGTTACGGTGATGGGTCACGTTGACCACGGTAAAACATCTTTGCTCGATAAGATTCGTGCAGCTAAAGTTGCTACTGGCGAAGCCGGTGGTATTACTCAGCATATTGGCGCTTATCACGTTGAAACGCCACGCGGCATGATTACTTTCCTTGATACTCCGGGTCACGAAGCCTTTACGGCTATGCGTGCTCGTGGTGCTAAGGCAACGGATATCGTGATCTTGGTTGTTGCAGCCGATGACGGCGTGATGCCGCAAACGAAAGAAGCGATTGCTCACGCAGTAGCTGGTGGCGTTCCGATTGTTGTAGCCATTAATAAGATTGATAAGCCAGAAGCGAACTTAGAGCGCGTTAAGACTGAGTTAGTTGCTGAACAAGTCGTTCCAGAAGAATACGGTGGTGATGTGCCATTTATTGGCGTCTCCGCAAAAACGGGTGACGGCATTGATGCCTTGCTTGAGAACGTTCTTTTACAAGCAGAAATTTTAGAACTCAAGGCAGCGAAAGATGCTCCTGCGCAAGGTCTCGTTATTGAGGCGCGTTTGGACAAAGGTCGCGGTCCTGTTGCCACTATTTTGGTTCAGTCTGGCACGCTCAAGCGTGGTGATATGTTGTTGGCGGGTTCAACCTACGGTCGCGTTCGTGCGATGTTGGATGAAAACGGCAAGCCATGTAATGAAGCTGGCCCATCTATCCCTGTAGAGATCCAAGGTTTATCTGAGGTTCCTGCTGCAGGTGAAGCGGTTCAAGTGGTTCCTGACGAGCGTAAAGCACGTGAGATCGCACTCTTCCGTCAAGGTAAGTTCCGTGATGTGAAGTTGGCTAAACAGCAAGCATTCAAACTCGAAACCATGATGGAAAACATGGAAGAGGGTGCGATTGAGGCGAAGTTATTGCCACTCATTATTAAAGCGGACGTACAGGGTTCTCAAGAAGCTTTGTCACAGTCATTACAAAAGTTATCTACTGCAGAAGTGAAAGTTCAAATTGTTCACGCAGCCGTGGGTGGTATTACTGAGACTGACGTCAACTTAGCAGTCGCTTCTAAGGCGGTCATTATTGGCTTTAATTCTCGTGCGGATGGTGCGGCACGTAAGTTGGCTGAGAACAATGGTGTCGATATTCGTTATCACAACATTATTTATGACGCGGTTGATGAGGTGAAAGCAGCCTTAAGCGGCATGTTGACGCCAGATAAGAAGGAAGAAATCACCGGTATGGTGGAGATTCGTCAAGTCTTCTTGGTATCTAAAGTTGGTGCAATTGCGGGTTGCTTGGTGCTTGACGGTGTTGTTAAGCGCACCTCTAGTGTCCGCCTCTTGCGTGACAACGTAGTGATCTGGACTGGCGAATTAGATTCCCTGAAGCGCTTTAAAGATGATGCAAAAGAAGTTCGCGCCGGTGTTGAGTGTGGTCTGTCATTAAAAGGCTACAACGACATCAAAGAGGGCGATCAACTCGAAGCATTTGAAGTTACTGAAGTCGCTAGAACACTTTAA
- the rbfA gene encoding 30S ribosome-binding factor RbfA — MHKTSPHRNQRLADQIQRDLAELIPRELRSPSLGLITLQSIELTPDLAHAKVFFTVLGAEPEVALKALQDKAGYLHSVLFKRLHIHTVPTLHFHYDSSVEHGIEMSRLIDQAVDSDRKDENA, encoded by the coding sequence ATGCATAAAACTAGTCCTCATCGTAACCAGCGTCTCGCCGATCAAATTCAGCGGGACCTGGCCGAGCTAATTCCTCGTGAATTGCGTAGCCCGAGCCTGGGTTTGATTACTTTACAAAGTATTGAACTCACGCCAGATTTGGCGCATGCAAAAGTTTTTTTTACCGTCTTAGGTGCTGAGCCTGAAGTGGCATTGAAGGCTTTGCAGGATAAGGCGGGCTATTTGCATTCCGTATTGTTTAAGCGTTTGCATATTCATACTGTGCCAACTCTGCATTTCCACTACGACAGTTCTGTTGAGCACGGCATTGAAATGTCGCGCTTAATTGATCAAGCTGTAGATAGTGATCGCAAAGACGAGAACGCGTAA
- the truB gene encoding tRNA pseudouridine(55) synthase TruB, which translates to MSVRIDGVVLLDKPAGMSSQGAVTAVKRAFNAEKAGHTGTLDPMATGLLPICLGEATKYSQDLLEADKTYIAQVKFGQRTDTGDAEGLVIEELPLPVFADEATIKIALDDLLPAFTGPISQVPPMYSALKRDGKPLYEYARAGVELERTPRDITIHAIHWTNVNWPEATLEVSCSKGTYIRVLAEDIGKALGCGAHLVGLRRTEVGHLTLEQSFTIESIQKGLQDSSSYILPVDALLQTLPHLTVDEQQAKRLEMGQRIPLNLPSIEALVRIYRATAAPHNFIGTSDWRSGVLHPKRLISSAH; encoded by the coding sequence ATGTCTGTACGTATCGATGGCGTAGTCTTGCTTGATAAACCTGCTGGCATGAGCTCACAAGGCGCAGTCACTGCCGTGAAGCGCGCATTCAATGCAGAAAAAGCAGGGCACACCGGCACTTTAGATCCAATGGCTACCGGCTTACTCCCGATTTGCTTGGGTGAAGCAACGAAGTACTCGCAGGATTTATTAGAGGCAGATAAAACCTATATCGCTCAAGTGAAATTTGGTCAGCGTACTGATACTGGTGATGCTGAAGGTTTAGTCATTGAAGAACTACCTTTACCTGTATTTGCGGATGAAGCGACTATCAAAATTGCATTAGATGATCTATTGCCGGCATTTACTGGTCCGATTAGTCAGGTTCCCCCAATGTATTCCGCGCTCAAGCGCGATGGTAAGCCTTTATATGAATATGCTCGTGCTGGTGTTGAGTTAGAGCGCACTCCACGAGATATTACGATTCATGCAATTCATTGGACCAATGTCAATTGGCCAGAAGCCACTTTAGAAGTGAGCTGCAGCAAGGGTACTTACATTCGCGTATTGGCAGAAGATATTGGTAAGGCGTTGGGTTGTGGTGCTCATCTAGTTGGCCTGCGTCGCACGGAAGTAGGGCACCTTACTTTGGAGCAGTCTTTCACAATCGAGTCGATTCAAAAAGGTTTACAAGATAGCTCAAGCTATATCTTGCCAGTTGATGCGCTCTTGCAAACCTTGCCCCACTTAACCGTGGATGAGCAGCAAGCAAAACGTTTGGAGATGGGTCAACGAATCCCACTGAATTTACCTTCGATAGAGGCGCTGGTGCGTATCTATCGTGCAACAGCAGCTCCACATAACTTTATTGGCACTAGTGATTGGCGTTCTGGGGTTTTGCATCCCAAGCGCTTGATTTCTTCGGCACATTAA